One uncultured Gellertiella sp. genomic window carries:
- a CDS encoding aminotransferase class III-fold pyridoxal phosphate-dependent enzyme, translating to MTTLKPRNLTKSNEQYQRAVKRLPLGVSSTFRYWGDDRTIYVKHGKGGRTWDIDDNCYVDYRLGYGPAILGYADDRVDAAARKGMEVGGVFALSTERELIVADRIAKMVPAAELVRFSNSGTEAVMAALRLARAHTGRDSYLLVEGGYHGLFDAAMWMSNVDEWDKNSNQDPEVISYSKGIPQTLKALAHVVPNNNMQRLEDTFKKHGHSLAAMLIEPIQGNCCSIMASVEYVKYARELCDKYGVLLIIDEVKSGFRVGKGGIQGIYGVKPDITTFAKAVANGYPIAVVAGSEKVMRTFKYGGAAHGGTYTAHSVSLAAAEACLQILDETPALETIANYGEALKKGLSEILDRRNIVHSYTGHPSMFGLFFADKAPDNYREWKKSDYSFYDTMAYHLHDLGIICEPDSREPWFICEAHDESCLKDTLKAVEIAVDLTLEQIEAEKKAS from the coding sequence ATGACGACTCTCAAGCCCCGCAACCTGACCAAGTCCAACGAGCAGTATCAGCGCGCCGTCAAGCGCCTGCCGCTCGGCGTCTCCTCCACCTTCCGTTACTGGGGCGATGACCGCACCATCTACGTGAAGCACGGCAAGGGCGGTCGCACCTGGGACATCGATGACAATTGCTACGTCGATTACCGTCTCGGCTACGGCCCGGCCATTCTCGGCTACGCCGACGACCGCGTTGATGCCGCTGCCCGCAAGGGCATGGAAGTCGGCGGCGTCTTCGCCCTGTCGACCGAGCGCGAACTGATCGTTGCCGACCGTATCGCCAAGATGGTTCCGGCCGCCGAACTGGTGCGCTTCTCCAACTCCGGCACCGAAGCGGTGATGGCCGCCCTGCGTCTCGCCCGCGCCCATACCGGCCGCGACAGCTACCTGCTGGTCGAAGGCGGCTACCATGGCCTGTTCGACGCGGCCATGTGGATGTCGAACGTTGACGAATGGGACAAGAATTCCAACCAGGATCCGGAAGTCATTTCCTATTCCAAGGGCATTCCGCAGACCCTGAAGGCACTGGCCCATGTTGTCCCGAACAACAACATGCAGCGCCTCGAAGACACCTTCAAGAAGCACGGCCATAGCCTGGCCGCCATGCTGATCGAGCCGATCCAGGGCAATTGCTGCTCGATCATGGCTTCGGTCGAATATGTCAAATATGCCCGCGAACTTTGCGACAAGTACGGCGTGCTGCTGATCATCGACGAAGTGAAGTCCGGCTTCCGCGTCGGCAAGGGCGGCATCCAGGGCATCTACGGCGTCAAGCCCGACATCACCACCTTCGCCAAGGCCGTTGCCAACGGCTACCCGATTGCCGTCGTTGCCGGCAGCGAGAAGGTCATGCGCACCTTCAAGTACGGTGGCGCAGCCCATGGCGGCACCTACACCGCCCATTCGGTATCGCTGGCCGCTGCTGAAGCCTGCCTGCAGATCCTCGACGAGACCCCGGCGCTCGAAACCATCGCCAACTATGGTGAAGCGCTGAAGAAGGGCCTCTCCGAGATCCTCGACCGTCGCAACATCGTGCATTCCTACACCGGTCATCCCTCGATGTTCGGCCTGTTCTTCGCCGACAAGGCGCCGGACAACTATCGTGAATGGAAGAAGTCGGACTACTCCTTCTATGACACTATGGCCTATCACCTGCACGATCTCGGCATCATCTGCGAGCCCGACAGCCGCGAGCCCTGGTTCATCTGCGAAGCCCATGACGAGAGCTGCCTGAAGGACACGCTGAAGGCGGTCGAAATCGCTGTCGATCTGACCCTCGAGCAGATCGAAGCCGAGAAGAAGGCCTCCTGA